The Cervus elaphus chromosome 32, mCerEla1.1, whole genome shotgun sequence region acttcaattgtttggaaaaaaataacaatttttaaagctcTCTTTTTAACCTGATTTATTCACTTCTGAAATAAAATACTTGATCCCACAAATATATAAGGGAATTTGATGaaccaaacaaaaatataataatttcaacAGATAATATTAAAACAAAGTGAGGATGCCAAAGTTTTCATAACTTAGTTCCTGACTCCTGAATATTGTATCTGATAACTGCTGGAAGTGAATTAAAGTAATGAAGATCTGGTTGCCATTATATAAGAAAAATGAGATTACTTTTCCTactggaaagaaaaaggagaaacccCAATCAATAATCCATTCACTATATTATCTCTTTTCAGTCAGAAAAACAGTGTGACTCACATTCACAAATGGTAGTACATTTTTGTACTAAGCTTCCAAGTTAATGTGAATCTCCTTAGTAAaagtctgttttatttctttaggcaAATTATTTCCGCTCTCTGAGCCTTGTTTCCTCAAATGTTGATGACATTTGACCGGATGATCTCACTTCCTGTAATTATATTTTGACCGTGTGTTCTAACCTCATGGGATAATACCTTTTACTTCTAAAATCTCTTTTATGTGTTCTAAaagaacattttctattttttgtctttattttcttttgcttgcttataataaaacaattattcttgcttctgttttttgttttttttttttgtatgattATGTGTAGAAGACTATTACACGTTAAGAAACCTCCATTATATGGagggtttttttggtttggtttggttttactTTTTGCTACTTAAGCTTcatgttaagttttaaaattaaatagtaaATGACCATGAGAGtacaaatgagattttaaaaaaatagcagtaTAATTGTTGTAATTTTACTCAAGAAATATGTTTATTACCAACTGAAAATAAGAGTCAAACTAATAATTTATCATGATAATGGCTTTAGCCCCATTGGtgaagtgcaagtcgctcagttgtgtctgactctttgtgaccgcattgAGATACAGtccatcaaattctccaggccagaatacaggagtgggtagcctttcccttctccagggaatcttcccaatccagggatcgaacccaggcctcccacattgcaggtgaattctttaccagctgagctgcccaTTAAGAgccaaatttttaatattttaggtattaagttttccattttttttcctttggggatTTTATGAATCCAAATATCTcttcttaaaataattcttttttggcAGCTTTGTGAATTCTGCCATGTGCTTTTTGTCCTGTTGTTGACGCTGCATGCAAAgtgttttctcctctctctttctcctccaccTTGTCAGTCcctgtcttttccatttttctttactCCTTTCCTACTGGGGTtttgtgagaaagaaaaaaaacttatgtGTTCAATCCAACCCAAAGTCCCTAACTCCTCCTTAacacatattttcaaaaatatacttAGCTCGTTGTTTTCCCCCTGACAAGGATAAGCACAGGGGAGGAAGTATGTCACTGCGAACAGACCAGTTTTATGCCAAGGAAATCACATTTTTCCCCTCTGAGAAAGGTTTTCCCTCTTGGGAAACTCTAAACTTATATTGGAGTCACCACAATTTCAGTTAGATGCTAGGATACAACAGTTATCAAGATGTGGCCTTTGCCTTCAAAAACCCTATCCTAAACAAAATATCATGGACAAAGGGAAGCAGTTGGAGAGAGACATGTGAAAAGCCAACCAGATGATAATTCCACCACCTGGCATAGTGCCTGGACCATAGCACGCAAGCGCACACTGTTCCCTAAGTGAATGAATGCTTTATTGGTCTGTAAACATAGTATGAGATCACAGTGGAGGAAGTAATTAATTTTGTCTTGAGAGTTCATCTGGAAAAATCTAGTTTTTATGTTTAACTACATATGGTTTCATGTATActaaatttctgttgtctttctttccattttaatatttattttaatttcttctcccAAATATTGCGTTGATGAGGCAGCTATAGTTTATCTTCCCACAGCATGTGACCCAGTGCCGAGCAGCTCGCTGATGACCAGTTAGCGCTTGCTGGCCCCATCATCCCTAGGACTGCTTCTGTTTAGTGCAGCTGTCTCCTGTCCTCCCAGGCTGACCTAATGTTCCTTCACAGGAGCTGAAGGCTTCCTACCTGAAGGGCCCATGACCCTGAACCTGTATTCTGCATTGTCTTcctttctatatatgtatatgcctgTTACACAAAGGGATGCAAGATGCACAGAGGTATAGAGGCCCTGCTCCTTGACCTTCTCCAGTGAAGATCACCCTCACATCTAAACACGACTATGACTTATCCATTCCTAGGTCCTGTGCTTCGTGAAGGAACATTAGGTATTCAGTGACTTGACATCTCTGATCTATCCATTTGTAGGATGAGGATAATAGTACTTGCCTTAGAGAATTATTTGAGGATGAAATAAGATGCTTAGAAAATGCACAGCCCAATAttgaaaatggataaccaacaaaaacctactgtatagcacatggaactctgctcaatgttgtgtGCCAGCCTGAATAGGAGGGGAGTTtatgggagaatggatacacatatatgtgtggctgagtcccctcactgttcatctgaaactgtcacaacactgttaactggttttaccccaatgcaaaatgtttttggtgttaaaaaataaataaaattagaagaaaaaaagtccTTGggtcaaatataaataaaataaaacgcaTAACACAATTCTAGgtatgtaataaaaatatacatcagCCAGAAGTAAAATTGTGTTAAGTAAAATTTTATGGTTTATCTAGGAGACTCTTTATTACTCTCTGTAATGTGaaaatttcacattttccaaaaatttacattatatataGAATGCTTCCCAAGATGCTTATGCATGCTATTTGCCCCTGAATTTAAGTAATGCCCCTCTCATATTGtagctgttttttgttgttgttttgtatgGCCCCACAAGGATTGAGAACTACCTATTTTGttaaaatagactgaaaaaaaatgtgtctctTAAATCCCTAAATCATTGCTTCCCAAACTTTGCTGACCATTGGAAAAAGCTGGCAGTCTTTTAGAAATTCTAAGGTCTGACTGCCACCTTTAGACATTTGACTCAATTCCTGGAcatggaaatgtttttaaagctCTTCAATTGATTCCAATGGGCAACAAAGTTTAGGACCCACTTTTTAATTACATAGAAACTCAGAGATACATGGAAAGGACCTGTGGTCATAGGTTTTTGTAAGGATAAAAATAGGCTGACAAATAAATAATTCAGttgatttcagttatttttttagcAGCAACCATAGGTATAAAATTTCTTTGAATATTATGCAGATATTTCTGTCCTCCTAGGCTCCTGAGCTTCTAAAATTTATGAGAATTCACAACTGGTGGCATAGAGAAGTTATTTTGAGGATGAGCAAAATTTTTCATCAAGACTCATGATTTCATGATTGATTTTACAAATATCTCAAGAAGtggtaaaattaattttcctcTACAACTTTAAAGAGAACTTCAGGTTTTATTTTATCTCAGTAGCTGCCTACACATTAAAACATTATGAAAAGCAATTCATATTACCTCCAATTTGTTgtaacttttttcttcctttttctcaaaataaaaacagacttccATGTACAAAATGAGTGAGTAATCATTTAGCACTTATCATATGCCAAGGTATatggaaaaattaatatcaaaatggcCACAATCCTACAAAGTAAGAATTAtgatgtccattttacagatcaggagcATTTTATAGTAAGCTATGTGAGATCACACCACTAGGAACTGACCAGCTAAAATATGGAACCAGGTCTTTGTGCTTAAAGAATCTATGCCTTTTCCACACTCCAGAGAACCATAGTCCTGCCTCTATATTTGCAAACTGCTTCAATTCTATACAAGGTAACAGTGAGCATCCTTCTGTGGGGAGAAGCCTGGGAAAATCCAAGAGAATTTCCTTGGTACCTCTCAGATTAGACTCGACCTGGAGCTCTGTCTGACCTCCTGAATCACATTGAGTCAAGCCAGCCAGCACTGGTCTCATAAAAAATTCACAATAAGTTAAATTCTTTTTGTTCTTGCAGTTCTTCCAGTGGGAAAAATGGTGAAGATGTTTAGTTTCATCCTTGTCACCACTGCTCTGGTAATGGGCAGGGGAAGCTGGGTAAGTTTATTACAAaaactattatatttttaattcctgCTTTGATCTgaattttcttttgcaaaaaagTCTATAGTAACTTGTCACTGAAAAAACtaaggaggaaaaatgaaaaagatttgtGGAAGCACCTGCCACATAATAGGCACTTattaagtgctttaaaaaattttttaccactgaaatgttgtgaagtaattagcctccaactaatttaaaaaaaaaaaaaagaattcaaaaaacaaaaaaaacaaaaaaaaaatttttttagagtaAAAATCAGTATTCACACTAAGTCTTTTTGATTTGCTGAGGTTATTTGGGTGGTTACATGATAATAAGAATTTAAAAGTTCTTTCAGATTTACCTTGAGCTTTGTAATATTGGACACTGTCCATGTAAACTAAACAGATTATTTGAAAGTAATTGCAATGAACTTATGCCTCCCtccatgaataaaaataataaaacactcaTTTACTCAAAGCtgtaagagaaagaaaacccctaacttttttttttctttgatgtgggccatttttaaagtctttattgaatttgttacaatattacttctgttttatgttttggcttttttggccaccaggcatgtaggatcttagcttcctgaccagggatcaaacctgcaatccctgcactggaaggtgagaTCCCAGCCACTGTACTCAAGGAAGCTCCCCCACTAAGTTTTAAACAAGTTTACTAACACTGTATATATAGTCATATAAAAATTGAACATTCTTGCCCTGTAATCCTTTAGtcactttaaatttttatagttCACTGTATTTAACAGTATCACAACCAAGCTCCCACTGTTAGAAAGCAAGGCAGAATTCCAGATGCCATAAAATGACTTTGCTGTTCATTTTTTAGATAGGTATGACTCAGGGGGCTAAGTAAATAATTGGTTCAGAGAGAATGAATCAAAGAGTGGTGAGGTGAAAGttacaaaaatatgaaatagtcCTAGAGATGAACttttttggtggtccagtggtcgggaatctgcctgccaaaacaggagacatgATTTcgatccctaatccaggaagataccacatgctggggagcaactaagcccgtgtgccagttactgagcctgtgctctagagccccggaATCGCCGCAGCTGAAAGCTGCATGCTCTAGggccggtgctctgcaacaagagaagccgcagtgagaagccttcacaccacaactagagagtagcccctgcttgccacgactaaagaaagcctgcactCACCAACcgacaaagacctagcacagccataaataaagaaagaaatgaaaatttttaagagaGAAGTAGTCCTAGAGACACAGCCAGGAGAGAGTCGGTGGTTTGGGcctggagatgggagagagggggCCTATCATCATTCTCACTCACTTGCTGTAAGACTTTCTGTTTTGAGGTTGAATTTCTGTTTTTACATTATAGTCCTTCATGGTGAAAAAACATAcctctttctttttcccaaatAGGATATCTACTGTTCAAACTGCCTAACAGAGTGCCCAGAACACAGTAGGTCCTCCTATTTGTGGAAGAAATGTATAtaaggtgcttccctggtagctcagctgataaagaatctgcctgcaaagcaggacatCTGGgttgggttgatccctgggttgggaagatcccctggaggattatggaaggaatatatataaataaggtAGCAGATAAAGATAGGAACAGGAAGTTATGTGAATATAAATTGAGAAATATATCTGACTCTAACTAAATGCccataaaaggaaataatataaaaGTAGTGTAAAGCACTTACATGTTAAAAATTGTAACTTCTCAGCAAACATTTGCATTTATCACAGGAGATCCTGACATGAACTGCAAACAGATGTCAAAGTAAAAATGGGAAAGTGGCAAAAATTTGTGTTTCATCCTTTTTTCTCATGGTCCCCAAGTAACTCTTCTAGTGTTGAATACTTAAGAGCCTTTATTACAGCTTCTTGGTCTCAGTAGCTCTTTCCAGGAGATCCACCTCTGCAACTCCCCTTCCCAACTCACCACATTCACTTTATTTCTGGAGTAATCTGCTCAGATGCCACTTTAGAAAGGAACTGATAAACTCGTTCATGTGCAGCATTCTTGAGTTATTTGCCTTTGTTAGAGAAAGTAGCGGGTTCAACTGAAAAACtcaggcttctccatcccttTTTTGAAGTCATTGAGGGAAAAGCACCATACATAAAGTTAAAGTGACTTCAGTCGTCTTTCCAGCAACAGGTAAATGGGTAGGATCCTCAGGGATACGAGAAACTGAAGTAGCATCCTTTATGAAGATGGCCATGTGTCATCAGATTATAagcattcaaatatatttttaaatatgttaatacCAAAAGATCATTCAAAAGCctcatttattttagaaagtgCAACACTAGTCATCCATAAAGCACTTTCCTGTTAAGAAAGCACTCAGGAGAAGACACTGAGATTGAGAGCAGGGACCTTGAACTGGATGTGAATCTGGACTCCTTGCCTGCTGAGAATTTTTGAGCAAGTTTACTCAAAGATGCGCTCATTCCTACCTCATGGAATTgttatgaggatcaaatgaagCAGCGACTCTTAAAGCTCTTAGCATGGTCATTCAGATTAtagcattttttaattcaaaacttTCTTATTCTGGTAAgccatgatttctttttcttcaaatacatGGTTTTAGAACCTCTAAACACTTCCTGGTTAGAATACTATTCTGAAATGGGAACTGGGGACAAAATTGAACCATACATTTAGCATCTCATTCCAGGGGGTTATTTTCTGTAAGACGAGATGCACATTACTTTGCAGGCTCTGGAGAACTGCCTCCAGGAGCAGACGCGGCTCAGAGCCCAAGTGTACCTGCTGGAGACCCGGGTCAAGCAGCAACAAGTCAAGATCTCACAGCTTTTGCATGAGCAGGAAGTCCAACTCCTTGATAAAGGAGAGGAGAATAGTGTCATTGACCTTGGAGGCAAGAGGCAATATGCaggtcagaatttatttttatttcttcttccttaattaattttttattggggtatagttcaTTTACCTaatctaattttcttaaatgtttcaaTAACTtaacattgggacttccctggtggtccagtggttaagactccacccttccaatgcaaggggcatgggtcccatccctggttggggaaataaaatcccacatgctgtgcagcctggccaaaaaaaaaattttaagccaaagtttattaaaaataataataataaagattttttaataaaaataaaattatggcaCATTTAATGATAATATAgagaataaaaagtgaaagttgctcagtcgtgtccaactcttcatggaattctccaggccagaatactggagtaggtagcctttcccttctccaggggatcttcccaacccagggatcgaacccaggtctcccacattgcaggcagattctttaccaactgagctatgagggaagcccctaagatAGATAATAGACATCCTATGCGACTATTTGGGGTATAACAGCTAAAAAAATTCCAGAAGTCAGTAGATCTGTATTTAATATTCTTCACAGATGTTGTAAGcatgaaggaagagaaggaggaataAACTATGAAATATAAATCCAGttcaattttactttatttttcagcaTACAGGAAAACTACTGGAGAATCtatcaagagcaaaaaaaaaaaatccactcaataaacaaaatacataatAACACATAAATTCTAAGAAAATACTTAATATATTTagcataatatataatgtataaaatatataaaaatttgctCACACCAAAGGGTATGTTTTTGGTctccttaaatttaaaaaacggttaaatatttatgtatgtgatccatagaaataaatttcttttttcttatttataagtTACTGTATTATTACTAAATCAATTATTTTCTGAATCCGAATTCATCTCATAGTAAAAAACACCTAATTACATACAACCTGGCAGCTTTTAAAAACAATGCACAAATCACatgatttttataaaacatatagttaaatgtattttttaagctTTTGGGTATGATTGGATTATGTGCCTTTATTAAAAGATTACCAAATTCACACTAATTGTTGACAATCACAACTGCCTTTTAGCATCATCTGTTCAACCAACACGACCACTAGTTTAACCATGTCCCCTTGTGCAGGAGCCCCTAGTATTTATGAGATACTATCTCAAAAGGCACTATGTGTGGTGTTTAAAGTAGAGACCAAAGCCTGGGTTCAAAGTCCAGTTGCCCATGTTGCTAGAAGTGGCCTTTGAGCAAATTACTTGACCTCTTTGTGCCTCttattcctcatctataaaatgggagtgatAAGGATACCTGTTTCTTTGGTGTAAAGATCAAATAAGTTAATAGATCTAATGAAATGCTTACAAAAGCATTTTTCATTTAGCTCAGTGAATGCCAGCTCTCTACCTACATTATTATATCTTCTCTCCTTTACTTTCAGAGGAAAGAGCCCACCAATCCTCCCCACAGCAATATTGcaacttcctctctctcctctaagTGTCATCTTACGTTGCCTGGGGCTGAGGATGGCATTCCTGGCATTTCCCAGCATGCTCTGTGGCGTGTGGCTGAGCTCAGGCTGGCCTTCCTTGGAGTTTAGAATGTGGGGGTACTTTGCCTTTGGTTCTCAGTCACCATGCTGGGACAAGAGGGAAAAGTTCATTTGGCAGGCTGGCATGTCCCTTTGTGAAGCTTCAACATTTATCCTCCCAGCACAGTTTGCTTTCTGCCTGAGCAGAGAGTATTCACCTCACCCGTTTAACAGTGTTTGTCAAACAGAGGGCAGGAAGCCTTGGCCTCACTCTAACATTATGTAAGTAtccaaaaattcttttttttttttttttccttcgccGCCGCCGCGCTCCtccaaaaattcttttttaaactccCATGAACACCAAGCTCTCTAACCCTACCCCTCTTCTCCCTGTTCTCTGGGGTGGTTGAGTGAGTCAAAGCATTTTGAAAATCAtagtttaaaatatctatttaatattttaaactctCCATTTCTTGAATTTTCTATCAGAGTAAAAGTCACATTTTCCCAAGGCAGGCTCCTTAACCTATTTGCTGTAAGAAATTGAGCTAGTGGTACTTTTCTTtgcttgggttttgtttttgttttttcagtggaaatctttcctctgaattttttttttttttttgacagatgccaaatgcaaaaaaatatggaacgcttcacgaatttgcgtgtcatccttgcgcaggggccatgctaatcttctctgtatcgttccaattttagtatatgtgctgccgaagcaagcactcCTCTGAATTTTAAGTTGTGTTTGGCATTTTCCTCTGGGAagatcaaaaaatttttaaaaacttaaactcAGAGTTGGCATAAAATAAGGACAAATAGAAAATGTTGGCTGAAAACTCCATATTCACAGAGTTTTCCAGAGGCAAATGTTATAGCTAATTATTTCCATATTTGCTTGGGAAATAGTCTGAACCTGTGAGTCTTTACTATTCAGCTCTTTGGTAGGTGGTTAAATGTAAGCAAAGAGCTCTTTTCCTAATGAACTTACACAGactgaagtaagaaagagaaaaataaatattgcatattaacacatatatatggaatctagaatagTGATACTGattaacctatttgcagggcaggaatagagatgcaaacATGGCGgacacttgtggacacagcaggggaaagagagggtgggactaATTGAGAGAGAAGCATTGATAcatccactgctgctgctgctaagtcacttcagtcgtgtccgactctgtgcgaccccatagacggcagcccaccaggctcccccatcctggggattctccaagcaagaacactggagtggtttgccatttccttctccaatgcatgaaagtcaaaagtgaaagtgaagtcgctcagtcctgtccgactcttagcaaccccatggacggagcagcccagtaggctgcagtccatgggattttccaggcaagagtactggactgggtgccattgcctactgccatgtgtaaaatagccagtgggaggctactgtgtggcacagggtgctctgtgacagcctgggGGTGTGGGGCAGGGTGGAAGGGACGCTCGGGAGCGAGGGGATATATATGTACTTATggttgatttgcattgttgtacagcagaaaccaacacaacattgtaaagcaattatcctccaatttaaaaaaaaagtaaatggaaaaaaaaatttgcttactTTAATGAAAAATGCTGTGCAATGTACTTGACCACAAGATGGAAGCTTTTGAACAACCTTGAACTAATTTTAGATAATCATTTtcacattgtttttcttcttgtttaacTGCaaaacaggatttaaaaaaaataatccaggATGTGGAAAGAACACATGGGCTTCTGAATCTCAAAGATAGATACATGATTAAGgcctaactcattagaaaaatgGACATGTCACCAAAGCAGTAGTATATGATGGGTCTCGATGATGGTTTTAGAAAGTGACTAaggttctttatttttatttctcctctgattccTATTGCCTGTTCAATCTATTTAATGTgggatatattttatttgtaacaaAATTATAGACAATTTGGCATCagaacaatgaaaacaaagaaagaacttAATATGCTAAAAGAATGGAATTGTCAATCAGGGCAAGAAATTTTTTATTAGGTACAATTGAACataaaacattatattagtttctggtatataatataatgatatgatgtttgtatatattgtgaaatgatcactacCCTAAGTccagttaacatctgtcaccatttATAGTTACAGAATtgtagaaaattttttttaaaaaggaggaaatgaacaaaatgatAAGGTTAAAATTTGAAAGTTAGTGATGTTaaattatagtatttttattCAAAAGTCTGTTATTGGGTATCCTTGAAACTACCTCTTTACAGTGGCCATTAATTCAACTACCCTAAAACATAGCTGCCTGGGCATCTAAACAATAGCGAGTTCATATCTGCTGAATGGGCTTccgcagtggctcagtggttaagaatccacctgcaatgcaggagggttgtggtaaacaatccatctgcaatgcacattccagtttgatccctgggttgggaagatcccctggaagagggcatggcaacccactccaatttcttgcctgaagaatcccatggacaggggagcctggtgggcaacagtccataggattccacagagttgggcatgactgaagtgacctaggaCACACATATCAACCATGTTCTCTAATTCAGCACAGATCAGCCTAGATGAGACCAATGGTTGTTTATTTATCCCACCCTCACGTGATTTAAGAAACAGATATTACTTTTTGGTGACAAATTGGTAGCTTCAGTGGTCAAAGAAATACCAGCGCAGAGAAGACTACAGGGACGAAATAATAGAAACTTGCAGTTTTTATCAAAACATCTAAGAATGCATGGACTCTTAGAAATTTCAGTGGGTGAGTAAAAACTCTGGTGAGACTGGGAGGTTATAAGAATCTAACAAGATTACTATTTTGAGTTCATTTCCAGATGTTCAGAATAATTTATAATGCTATACATCAAGataatccattttaaattatttgtttgatGTTATGTATTTCTACTTTCATTTTAGTGCCATGAGAGAaaaaggttcctctgtcctgtcTGATAAAGATATAACTTTCACTTAAATATACTGTAATTAACTAAAACATAATTTCAGACTCTtctaaaaaatcagaaatgagaaaCCATATACCTAtttcaccattttatttttttccatgatcATATGAAGAAGTCAGATGATAATTACATCATCTAGGAGGAAAAGAACATCCTAGTAGCCACTGGAAGATGTACAAGATACAGTTTTAAACAGCTGATTATCTGCATCATGTGATTATCTGTCTCCATTAGTATTGAGTAATCTGATTCAGAggctccctttaaaaaaaaaaaaagacacatgacAAATATTACATTACTTTGTTTTCCAAACAGATTGTTCAGAGATTTTCAATGACGGGTACAAGCAGAGTGGATTTTACAAAATCAAACCTCTCCAGAGCCCAGCAGAATTCTCTGTTTATTGTGACATGTCTGATGGAGGAGGATGGACTGTAATTCAGAGACGATCTGATGGCAGTGAAAACTTTAACAGGTGTGCCAATTATGACATAAGGATTTATTTGGAGTAGGAAATATGAGGTTTACAAAAGTTAAGCCTCTTTATTATATCCCAAAGTGTTTTTTAGAACTTCattctttctaaataaataaagtgcatTAGCTAATCAAGAAGATATTGTGAGTAAGGGTAGAAGTGTGCACCTTGGGTACTGCAAAGGTCCATTTGGATTTTGCTAAAatcagctttcactttcatgttttaGAGACTGGAGTGACTATGAAAATGGTTTTGGAAATTTTGTCCAAAAAAATGGTGAATATTGGTTGGGTAACAGAAATCTTCACTTATTGACCAGACAAGGTAAGGTTTACCTGATACCAAATTCACTGGAAATACAACAAAGGGAACACAACTGTTTTTCACTAAATTCTAGACAATAGAACTAATTCAATAACTACTATGATTTGCAGATGGCCAATAATCCCTTTTGGGAAATAATCTCCTTTGTAAAAGGTGGCTGCTTAGACCTAGGTTGTGGGAGGAATATTTCtcacatatattttttctgtttcagggAAGGAAATCTACTGTCataatcattcttttaaatgactTGTATGACTCAAAACATATATTTTGTATCACTTATCTATTGGCACAGTAATACTGTATAACAAGCCACTTACgaatttagtgacttaaaacaactcTTTATTATTTCTCACAAATATACAGGGCAGCTGGGTGGTTTTGCTCATTAGGGCTGGGCTCTGCTGATCTTGCTGGGCTTACTCATGAGCTGGTGATCAACTTCCTCATCAGTGGGAGGCTGGCTGTTCACCTCACTCCATATGGCCTGTCATCTTCCAGCTGGCTAGCCTGGACTTGTTCTTGAAGCAGAAGCAGAGTTcca contains the following coding sequences:
- the FGL1 gene encoding fibrinogen-like protein 1, which encodes MVKMFSFILVTTALVMGRGSWALENCLQEQTRLRAQVYLLETRVKQQQVKISQLLHEQEVQLLDKGEENSVIDLGGKRQYADCSEIFNDGYKQSGFYKIKPLQSPAEFSVYCDMSDGGGWTVIQRRSDGSENFNRDWSDYENGFGNFVQKNGEYWLGNRNLHLLTRQGDYTLKINLADFEKNSRYAQYKNFKVGDEKNSYDLHIGEYSGTAGDSLTGNFHPEVQWWASHQRMKFSTWDRDNDNYEGNCAKEDQSGWWFNRCHSANLNGLYHKGPYTAKTDNGIVWHTWHGWWYSLKSVVMKIRPNDFIPNIV